The Caldanaerovirga acetigignens genome includes a region encoding these proteins:
- the pduB gene encoding propanediol utilization microcompartment protein PduB, whose amino-acid sequence MDELMIKKVVQEILDKVGKEEKKPAGPALENPGVTEFVGTSIGDTIGLVIANIDSTLQEKMGLDKRFRSIGILGARTGAGPQIMAADEAVKATNTEIVSVELARDTKGGAGHGCLIIFGAEEVSDARRAIEVALKELPRTFGDVYANDAGHLEFQYTARASYAIEKAFGAPLGKAFGLIVGAPAAIGVVCCDTAVKAAEVDIVGYASPAKGTSFTNEAILFISGDSGAVRQALIAARDVGKRLLATLGEEPKSLGVPYI is encoded by the coding sequence GTGGATGAATTGATGATTAAGAAAGTTGTGCAGGAAATACTAGATAAAGTCGGTAAGGAAGAGAAAAAGCCTGCAGGACCGGCATTAGAAAATCCAGGCGTTACAGAATTTGTGGGGACCTCAATAGGCGATACCATAGGGCTTGTAATAGCAAATATTGATTCAACGCTGCAGGAAAAAATGGGACTAGACAAGAGATTTCGCTCAATTGGCATTTTGGGAGCGAGAACGGGAGCAGGTCCCCAGATAATGGCGGCAGATGAAGCAGTAAAAGCTACTAATACCGAAATTGTTTCCGTAGAACTTGCGAGGGACACCAAAGGCGGAGCAGGGCACGGCTGTTTAATTATATTCGGTGCGGAAGAGGTATCCGATGCAAGAAGGGCAATTGAAGTAGCTTTAAAAGAACTTCCGAGAACCTTCGGGGATGTTTATGCTAATGATGCAGGTCACCTCGAATTTCAGTACACTGCCAGGGCAAGCTATGCCATAGAAAAGGCTTTTGGCGCTCCTCTAGGCAAAGCATTTGGGCTAATCGTAGGAGCACCGGCAGCAATCGGCGTTGTCTGCTGCGATACCGCAGTAAAAGCGGCTGAAGTGGATATAGTAGGTTATGCAAGTCCCGCAAAGGGAACCAGCTTCACCAATGAAGCAATACTTTTCATTTCCGGTGATTCCGGGGCGGTAAGGCAAGCATTGATAGCTGCAAGAGATGTAGGCAAAAGACTGCTTGCAACATTGGGCGAAGAACCGAAATCTTTAGGAGTGCCGTATATTTAA
- a CDS encoding propanediol/glycerol family dehydratase large subunit, protein MKSKRFQVLAERPVNKDGFVAEWPEVGLIAVDSPNDPKPSIKIENGKIVEMDGKKREDFDMIEQFIADYAIDVEMAEKAMKMDSLEIAKMLVDVNVPREEIIKIASGLTPAKIVDVVKQLNVVEIMMAIQKTRARKRPGNQCHVTNLRDNPVLLAADAAEGALRGFDEEETTVGITRYAPFNALALLIGSQTGRGGVLTQCALEESFELTIGMRGFTSYAETISVYGTEQVFVDGDDTPWSKAFLASAYASRGLKMRFTSGTGSEVQMGYAEGKSMLYLEARCVLITKGAGVQGLQNGSISCIGVPGAVPSGIRAVAAENLITTMLDLEVASGSDQTFSHSDIRRTARTLLLMLPGTDLIFSGYSAVPNYDNMFAGSNFDIEDIDDYLVLQRDLMVDGGVRPVTEEEVIAVRNKAARALQAVFKKLGLPPITDEEVEAATYAHGSKDMPERDVNEDLKAATELMNRGITGLDIVKALVESGFGDIAENILNMLKQRIAGDYLHTSAVLDKNFNIDSAVNNPNDYRGPGTGYRLSPERWNEIKNIPQALKPEDFDKKEGRA, encoded by the coding sequence TTGAAGTCCAAACGTTTTCAAGTATTGGCCGAAAGGCCTGTCAATAAAGATGGATTTGTAGCTGAATGGCCGGAAGTGGGATTAATAGCGGTGGATAGCCCTAACGATCCAAAACCGAGCATAAAAATAGAAAACGGCAAAATTGTGGAAATGGATGGCAAAAAAAGAGAAGACTTTGATATGATAGAGCAGTTTATCGCGGACTACGCAATAGATGTGGAAATGGCAGAAAAAGCGATGAAAATGGACAGCTTAGAAATAGCGAAAATGTTGGTCGATGTCAATGTTCCGCGGGAGGAAATTATAAAGATAGCGAGCGGGTTGACTCCTGCGAAGATTGTAGATGTAGTGAAGCAATTGAATGTAGTTGAAATCATGATGGCGATTCAGAAAACGCGCGCAAGAAAAAGACCAGGTAATCAATGCCACGTAACGAATTTGAGAGATAACCCGGTTTTGCTTGCTGCTGATGCTGCAGAAGGCGCGTTGAGGGGTTTTGACGAGGAAGAGACGACTGTCGGCATTACGAGGTATGCTCCTTTTAATGCCTTGGCATTGCTGATAGGCTCTCAAACCGGCAGGGGAGGAGTTTTAACCCAGTGCGCTCTTGAGGAGTCCTTTGAGTTGACAATCGGCATGAGAGGATTTACGTCTTATGCTGAAACCATTTCGGTATATGGTACAGAACAGGTCTTTGTGGATGGAGACGACACGCCGTGGTCAAAGGCGTTTTTGGCGTCAGCTTATGCTTCTCGCGGTTTGAAAATGAGGTTTACATCGGGAACAGGTTCTGAAGTTCAAATGGGATATGCAGAAGGAAAATCCATGCTTTACCTTGAGGCTCGCTGCGTTCTGATAACAAAAGGCGCAGGAGTACAAGGCTTGCAGAATGGTTCTATAAGCTGTATAGGAGTTCCTGGAGCTGTACCATCGGGTATCAGGGCTGTTGCGGCGGAAAACCTCATAACCACGATGCTCGACCTTGAAGTTGCTTCTGGCAGCGACCAGACTTTTTCGCACTCTGACATCAGAAGAACGGCCAGAACGTTGCTTTTGATGTTGCCTGGGACCGACCTCATTTTCTCGGGCTACAGCGCAGTGCCCAATTACGACAATATGTTCGCAGGATCAAACTTTGACATAGAAGATATAGACGATTATCTTGTTCTCCAAAGGGACTTAATGGTGGATGGAGGAGTAAGGCCGGTAACCGAAGAAGAGGTAATTGCAGTAAGAAACAAAGCTGCTAGGGCTTTGCAAGCTGTGTTTAAAAAGCTAGGGCTTCCACCTATTACCGATGAAGAAGTGGAAGCCGCGACCTATGCCCACGGTTCAAAGGATATGCCCGAGAGGGATGTGAACGAAGACCTGAAAGCAGCGACGGAACTTATGAACAGGGGCATTACAGGACTTGATATCGTGAAGGCCCTTGTGGAAAGCGGTTTTGGAGATATTGCCGAAAACATTCTCAACATGTTAAAACAGAGGATTGCAGGAGACTACCTCCATACCTCTGCGGTGCTTGACAAAAACTTCAATATAGATTCGGCTGTGAACAATCCCAATGATTATAGAGGACCCGGTACCGGATACAGGCTATCGCCAGAGAGATGGAATGAAATCAAAAATATACCCCAAGCTCTAAAGCCCGAGGATTTCGATAAAAAGGAAGGGAGGGCGTAA
- a CDS encoding propanediol/glycerol family dehydratase medium subunit — protein MVNTEMLVEEVVKEVLKRLSAEKADSAEKPDSIPKDRELILEEIGPAQKGTKEDEVVIGISPAFGVKFHENIVGLPLSEILREIMAGIAEEGLKARVIRVTHTADVAFIAHTAAKLSGSGVGIGIQSRGTTVIHHKDLQPLNNLELFPQCPVLTLDTYRAIGKNAALYAKGESPTPVPVMNDQMARPKFQAKAAVMHNFETQFVKPGSKPVELRVSFGKGGAI, from the coding sequence ATGGTAAACACTGAAATGCTTGTGGAAGAAGTAGTAAAAGAGGTGCTGAAAAGGCTGTCGGCAGAAAAAGCGGATTCGGCAGAAAAACCGGATAGTATACCAAAAGACAGAGAACTTATCTTGGAAGAAATAGGCCCTGCTCAGAAAGGTACAAAAGAAGATGAAGTTGTGATTGGGATTTCGCCTGCTTTTGGAGTTAAATTTCACGAAAACATAGTAGGTCTTCCTCTTTCGGAAATATTGAGAGAAATAATGGCAGGCATTGCTGAAGAAGGGCTGAAAGCAAGGGTAATAAGAGTTACGCATACTGCTGATGTGGCTTTCATCGCTCATACTGCCGCGAAACTTTCCGGTTCGGGGGTAGGGATTGGCATTCAATCGAGGGGAACTACTGTGATTCATCATAAAGATTTGCAGCCTTTAAACAATCTTGAACTGTTTCCACAGTGTCCTGTTTTAACTCTTGATACCTACAGGGCTATCGGAAAGAATGCAGCCCTTTACGCAAAGGGAGAGTCGCCAACACCTGTGCCCGTTATGAATGATCAAATGGCCAGACCAAAGTTCCAAGCTAAAGCTGCTGTAATGCATAATTTCGAAACCCAGTTTGTAAAGCCAGGTTCG